One region of Haladaptatus cibarius D43 genomic DNA includes:
- a CDS encoding bifunctional methylenetetrahydrofolate dehydrogenase/methenyltetrahydrofolate cyclohydrolase, producing the protein MTDIIDGNLVAEQIRGDLGASIDALKDEGVTPGLATVLMSDDPASETYVSMKQRDCEEVGINGIHVEIDPDAPAEELYDTIEELNDDPEVHGMLVQMPVPDHVDSRQVIRSIDPAKDVDGFHPENVGMLVAGHPRFKPCTPHGVQKLLESAGIDTEGEDVVIVGRSNIVGKPLANLLIQKADGGNATVTVCHSRTDDLAVKTRNADVVVAACGVPELIDGSMLSDGVTVIDVGVNRVDAETEKGYELVGDVDFDSAKEKVGAITPVPGGVGPMTRAMLLYNTVKAAGQQAGIDVELP; encoded by the coding sequence ATGACGGACATCATCGACGGGAATTTAGTTGCCGAACAGATTCGAGGCGACCTCGGCGCGAGTATCGACGCGCTGAAAGACGAAGGAGTTACACCCGGACTTGCGACGGTTCTCATGAGCGACGACCCCGCAAGCGAAACCTACGTTTCGATGAAACAGCGCGACTGCGAGGAGGTCGGCATCAACGGCATTCACGTCGAAATCGACCCCGACGCGCCGGCCGAAGAACTGTACGACACCATCGAAGAGTTGAACGACGACCCCGAAGTTCACGGGATGCTTGTCCAGATGCCCGTCCCCGACCACGTCGATTCCCGGCAGGTCATTCGGTCAATCGACCCGGCCAAGGACGTGGACGGCTTCCACCCCGAAAACGTCGGCATGCTGGTCGCGGGACATCCGCGATTCAAACCCTGTACGCCCCACGGCGTCCAGAAACTCCTCGAATCGGCGGGGATTGACACCGAGGGTGAGGACGTCGTCATCGTCGGTCGGTCGAACATCGTCGGCAAACCGCTCGCCAATCTACTCATTCAGAAGGCCGACGGCGGCAACGCGACGGTGACGGTCTGTCACTCCCGCACCGACGATTTGGCCGTAAAAACGCGGAATGCGGACGTAGTCGTCGCGGCCTGTGGCGTCCCGGAACTCATCGACGGGTCGATGCTTTCTGACGGCGTGACCGTCATCGACGTGGGCGTGAACAGGGTCGATGCAGAGACAGAGAAGGGGTACGAACTCGTCGGCGACGTGGATTTCGACAGCGCGAAAGAGAAGGTGGGCGCGATTACGCCGGTTCCGGGCGGCGTCGGCCCGATGACCCGTGCGATGTTGCTCTACAACACGGTCAAAGCCGCCGGTCAGCAGGCGGGCATCGACGTCGAACTGCCCTAA
- the glyA gene encoding serine hydroxymethyltransferase, with protein MEYDHVRAVDPAVADALEAEVERERDTLEMIASENFVSKAVLEAQGSTLTNKYAEGYPGERYYGGCEHIDTVESLAIERAKELWGAEHVNVQPHSGSQANMGVYLAVLDPGDKILSLDLTHGGHLSHGHHVNFAGKLYEVEQYKVDAETGYLDYDALYDHAVEFEPDIIVSGYSAYPREVEWGRIQEAADEVGAYHLADIAHITGLVAAGEHPSPVGVADFVTGSTHKTIRSGRGGIIMCNEEYADAVDSAVIPGMQGGPLMHNVAGKAVGFKEALEPEFAEYAARTVENAEVLGETLQDHGFGLVSGGTDTHLVLVDLRESHEDVTGKDAEEALEEVGIVLNANTVPGETRSPFVASGIRAGTPALTTRGFDAEDIERVGDLIARVVNNIDDKDVKAEVAEEVQALCDANPLYE; from the coding sequence ATGGAGTACGACCACGTTCGGGCGGTCGACCCGGCAGTCGCGGACGCTCTCGAAGCGGAAGTCGAACGCGAGCGCGACACGCTGGAAATGATTGCCAGCGAGAATTTCGTTAGCAAAGCAGTGCTGGAAGCACAGGGAAGCACCTTGACGAACAAGTACGCGGAAGGGTATCCCGGCGAACGATATTACGGCGGTTGTGAACACATCGACACCGTCGAATCGCTCGCAATCGAACGCGCGAAAGAACTCTGGGGTGCAGAACACGTCAACGTCCAACCGCACAGCGGGTCGCAGGCGAACATGGGCGTCTATCTCGCCGTTCTCGACCCCGGCGACAAAATCCTCTCGCTCGACCTGACCCACGGTGGTCATCTGAGCCACGGCCACCACGTCAACTTCGCCGGAAAACTGTACGAGGTCGAACAGTACAAAGTCGATGCCGAGACGGGGTATCTCGACTACGACGCGCTGTACGACCACGCCGTCGAGTTCGAACCCGACATCATCGTTTCGGGCTACTCGGCTTACCCCCGCGAAGTCGAATGGGGACGGATTCAGGAGGCCGCGGACGAAGTCGGCGCGTACCACCTCGCGGACATCGCCCACATCACCGGCCTCGTCGCGGCGGGCGAACATCCCTCGCCGGTCGGCGTCGCGGACTTCGTAACGGGTTCGACGCACAAGACGATTCGTTCGGGACGCGGCGGCATCATCATGTGCAACGAGGAGTACGCCGACGCCGTCGATTCGGCGGTCATCCCCGGTATGCAGGGCGGCCCACTCATGCACAACGTCGCTGGCAAAGCGGTCGGATTCAAAGAAGCCCTCGAACCCGAGTTCGCAGAGTACGCCGCACGAACCGTCGAGAACGCGGAAGTCCTCGGCGAAACGCTCCAAGATCACGGCTTCGGCCTCGTCTCGGGCGGCACCGACACACACCTCGTGCTCGTTGACTTGCGCGAATCCCACGAGGACGTAACCGGAAAAGACGCCGAAGAGGCGCTCGAAGAAGTCGGAATCGTCCTGAACGCGAACACCGTTCCGGGTGAGACGCGTTCCCCCTTCGTTGCAAGCGGCATCCGCGCGGGAACGCCCGCGCTCACAACTCGCGGATTCGACGCTGAGGATATCGAACGCGTCGGTGACCTCATCGCGCGCGTAGTAAACAATATAGATGACAAGGACGTCAAGGCAGAAGTCGCGGAAGAAGTGCAGGCGCTCTGCGACGCGAACCCGCTGTACGAGTAA